One window of Scheffersomyces stipitis CBS 6054 chromosome 1, whole genome shotgun sequence genomic DNA carries:
- the BUD16 gene encoding protein involved in bud site selection gives MSKSVLSIQSHVAHGYVGGKAAIFPLQTQGWDVDNINTVEFSNHTGYGSFKGSAIDAKNELQPILDQLLHKLELSYEAIITGYIPNSELIALISDYVRQFKQKNKSTLYLLDPVMGDNNYLYVDESCVEQYKKILQLDIVDIITPNQFELELIVGYKITNGATLQKAIHTLHSQYNIKYVVITSLGAEAVSHQDSSTESEKIYCAISVQSSPQIQLFRIPVIKSYFTGVGDLFSALLLDKLYTNLQLSEDNSHALSRSVSQVLTIMSKTLKLTHSLALQEYNKFAGKSSSSLVGKINDGDTMKFFELRIIQARKFYDYMDDGEFQPTLLDSEHI, from the coding sequence ATGAGCAAATCCGTCCTATCCATCCAATCACATGTAGCCCATGGTTATGTAGGTGGTAAAGCAGCCATATTCCCACTTCAAACACAGGGCTGGGACGTCGACAATATCAACACTGTTGAATTTCTGAACCACACGGGCTATGGGTCATTCAAGGGATCGGCTATCGACGCCAAAAATGAGTTGCAGCCtattcttgatcaacttttGCATAAATTAGAGTTATCGTATGAGGCCATAATTACGGGATATATTCCAAACTCGGAGTTAATAGCTCTCATAAGTGACTATGTCCGCCAGTTCAAGCAAAAGAACAAGAGTACATTGTATCTTTTGGATCCGGTCATGGGCGATAACAACTACTTGTACGTCGACGAATCATGCGTAGAGCAGTACAAAAAgatacttcaacttgatatAGTAGACATCATCACACCCAACCAGTTTGAGCTCGAGTTGATTGTAGGCTACAAGATCACCAACGGTGCAACGTTGCAGAAAGCTATACACACGTTGCATTCACAGTACAACATCAAGTACGTAGTAATTACGTCTCTTGGAGCAGAGGCAGTATCGCACCAAGATAGTTCCACTGAGCTGGAGAAAATCTACTGTGCCATTTCCGTACAGTCGCTGCCACAAATCCAGCTCTTCCGTATTCCCGTCATCAAGTCGTACTTCACCGGTGTCGGCGACTTATTCTCTGCATTGCTCTTGGACAAATTGTACACTAACTTGCAGCTCAGCGAAGACAACTCCCATGCATTGTCCCGTTCAGTCAGCCAGGTGTTGACGATCATGTCCAAGACGTTGAAACTCACTCATTCTTTAGCTCTTCAGGAGTATAACAAGTTTGCGGGCAAGCTGCTGAGCTCGCTTGTAGGCAAGATAAACGATGGAGACACCATGAAGTTCTTTGAGTTGCGCATCATTCAGGCCCGTAAGTTCTATGACTATATGGACGATGGAGAGTTCCAACCCACATTGTTGGACCTGGAGCATATATAG
- the KPR1 gene encoding 2-dehydropantoate 2-reductase (Ketopantoate reductase) (KPA reductase) (KPR) (Putative 2-dehydropantoate 2-reductase (Ketopantoate reductase) (KPA reductase) (KPR)), with the protein MSRPKVLVVGSGGVGTICALSLTVRDRSEVTLVVRSDYDLITSKGYTINSCTYGKLEGWRPHHVARNVVEARELYGEFDYIVLTTKNIPDGTSTCEDIIRPAVTEKSTIILVQNGLSIEEPMIAAFPKNTILSGVSLIGSTNYNGVIENKGRDHIILGDFKKPELRHENSQEVIDKFVEIYQNDNGLNKIEIDNDAQKTRWEKLVYNCVFNTMTALVNLDVSRCQIFSGNDALFRPAMKEVIAIAKSVGIEVSPEIPEKYIHIGDGFFYSPSMCVDMRKNQLMELEVILGNPLKIAEKNKVSTPILSTVYHLLIMVQQRIKEERGIIKIDPADFQCNSDKYSEIYKQKYHQ; encoded by the coding sequence ATGTCTCGTCCCAAAGTGCTAGTGGTCGGTTCAGGTGGAGTTGGAACCATATGTGCCTTATCTCTCACGGTCAGAGACAGATCCGAGGTTACGTTGGTCGTAAGATCTGACTACGACTTAATCACTTCTAAAGGCTACACCATCAACTCTTGCACCTACGGTAAGTTGGAAGGCTGGAGACCTCACCATGTAGCCCGTAATGTAGTAGAAGCACGTGAATTATACGGCGAATTCGACTACATCGTGCTTACAACAAAGAACATTCCTGACGGAACTTCTACCTGTGAAGATATTATCAGACCTGCCGttactgaaaaatcgactataattcttgttcaaaatgGTTTATCCATAGAAGAGCCAATGATAGCTGCCTTTCCCAAGAATACCATTTTGAGTGGAGTCAGTTTAATAGGATCCACTAACTACAACGGTGTCATTGAGAATAAGGGTCGTGACCATATTATTCTTGGagacttcaagaaaccAGAACTTCGCCATGAGAACTCACAAGAAGTTATCGATAAATTCGTAGAAATATACCAAAACGACAACggcttgaacaagatcgaAATTGACAATGACGCCCAGAAGACAAGATGGGAGAAGTTAGTCTACAACTGTGTCTTCAACACTATGACAGCGTTGGTCAATCTAGATGTTTCCAGATGTCAGATCTTTCTGGGAAATGATGCACTTTTTCGTCCAGCAATGAAGGAAGTCATTGCCATAGCCAAATCTGTAGGTATTGAAGTTTCTCCAGAGATTCCTGAGAAATACATTCACATCGGGGATGGGTTCTTCTACTCTCCTTCTATGTGTGTAGACATGCGTAAGAACCAACTCATGGAATTGGAAGTAATCTTGGGTAACCCGTTGAAAATCGCcgaaaagaacaaagttTCCACTCCCATTTTAAGTACTGTGTACCATCTACTCATCATGGTACAACAGAGAATTAAAGAGGAAAGAGGCATCATCAAGATAGATCCAGCCGACTTTCAGTGCAATTCTGACAAATACAGCGAAATCTACAAACAGAAATACCATCAATAG
- the LSB6 gene encoding phosphatidyl inositol kinase involved in actin organization, with translation MPTTATGSSPQMPHTEASFHGKSLNPNERAFNRNLNVEDLGMPPRSSSISPRTKPQENEGLEEHEDLSPNHSIPSGDEADSIHHFLAQSWHPDSQVPKSAQVPQYKSASIAIPEASRQPLTRSVSQPAVPMRHARRASDNSVSNFNRFTKNYIIPAAKWAYSPISGSSKSKKKTQQCEYQIEYSVFKPLKHLRPVKTHKDFIIHWRTIVEDETGQQFDYPENYLGQHDFNNLVNSITDVIEIEHLFPQRIAAGSSGSYFIENRKLVAPGQTRVYKAGVFKPKDEEPYGPLSPKWTKWLHRTFFPCFFGRSCLIPNLGYISEAAACVLDRQLLSYIVPYTDVIYLRSPTFYYSYFDRASTVMKLPRKIGSFQVFLNGYSEAIAWFRRFPVPQDVTILPANSNITVGANESDLDSRFVWSTASLQQFREELEKLVILDYIMRNTDRGLDNWMIKIVWKTISEEGDEKTLTPVIRIGAIDSGLAFPWKQPDEWRSFPFGWLFLPLSIIGQPFSLRTRNHYLPLLTSKQWWESTVTNLRKVFEMDNDFKERLWLRQVAVLKGQAFNVVEILKLSYAGPLELTRRENLEIIDDINHLPDSVNNDSLLRAMKSSVYELGIGEHGYSPYNKNSDEEVTPVATTTHNETEPLLGHSSSAPHSQRYLEPIGVTGFEYNLSKHDQHTDHSHVGRRVVIERLVKADSKPPVFTWC, from the exons ATGCCTACTACTGCTACGGGTAGCAGTCCGCAGATGCCTCATACTGAGGCTTCATTTCACGGAAAGAGTCTCAATCCAAATGAACGTGCTTTCAACCGAAATTTGAATGTTGAAGACCTTGGTATGCctccaagatcttcatcGATTTCACCTCGTACAAAACCTCAAGAGAACGAAGGGCTCGAAGAACACGAAGATTTATCACCTAATCATTCCATACCTTCAGGTGATGAGGCAGACTCGATTCACCATTTTCTCGCACAGAGCTGGCATCCTGACTCACAAGTGCCGAAATCAGCCCAGGTTCCCCAATACAAGAGTGCAAGTATAGCAATTCCAGAAGCTAGTCGCCAGCCTCTAACAAGAAGTGTTTCGCAGCCCGCAGTTCCTATGCGACATGCTCGAAGAGCAAGTGACAATTCGGTAAGCAATTTCAACCGTTTCACCAAAAATTACATAATTCCAGCTGCAAAATGGGCTTACTCTCCCATTTCTGGTAGTAGCAAAAGTAAAAAGAAAACCCAGCAATGTGAATATCAGATAGAGTACTCAGTATTCAAACCGTTGAAGCACTTACGACCTGTAAAGACTCATAAGGATTTCATCATCCATTGGAGAACAATTGTGGAAGATGAGACTGGCCAACAGTTCGACTATCCAGAAAACTATCTAGGCCAACATGACTTCAATAACCTCGTTAATAGCATAACGGACGTGATTGAAATCGAGCATCTCTTTCCCCAAAGAATCGCTGCTGGTTCTTCCGGTAGCTATTTCATAGAAAATCGCAAATTAGTGGCACCTGGTCAGACAAGAGTCTATAAGGCTGGTGTTTTCAAGCCCAAAGACGAAGAGCCCTATGGTCCATTATCTCCAAAGTGGACAAAATGGCTTCACAGAACGTTTTTCCCTTGCTTCTTTGGTAGATCTTGTCTCATTCCCAACTTGGGTTATATCAGCGAAGCTGCAGCGTGTGTTTTAGATCGACAACTCTTGTCTTACATTGTACCTTATACCGATGTCATCTACTTAAGATCGCCTACTTTCTACTACTCGTACTTTGATAGAGCTTCTACTGTGATGAAACTCCCGCGTAAAATTGGCTCTTTCCAGGTATTCTTGAATGGCTACAGTGAAGCAATCGCTTGGTTTCGTAGATTCCCAGTTCCACAAGATGTGACCATACTTCCAGCTAATCTGAACATCACAGTCGGAGCCAATGAACTGGACTTGGATTCTAGGTTTGTATGGTCTACAGCCAGTCTCCAGCAATTCAGagaagagttggagaaattggTTATCCTTGATTATATAATGAGAAATACCGACAGAGGATTGGACAACTGGATGATTAAGATTGTCTGGAAGACTATACTGGAAGAAGGAGACGAGAAGACTTTGACCCCAGTAATTAGAATCGGAGCCATTGACTCTGGTTTGGCATTTCCCTGGAAACAACCCGATGAATGGAGATCGTTTCCGTTTGGCTGGTTGTTTCTACCATTGTCAATTATAGGACAGCCGTTTTCTCTTAGAACCAGAAACCATTACCTACCTCTATTGACATCCAAACAGTGGTGGGAACTGACTGTGACCAACCTCAGAAAGGTATTTGAGATGGATAATGATTTCAAGGAGAGGTTGTGGCTCAGACAAGTAGCTGTGTTAAAAGGTCAGGCGTTtaatgttgttgaaattttgaaattgagcTATGCTGGACCGTTGGAATTGACCCGTAGagaaaacttggaaatcatTGACGACATTAACCATCTTCCAGATCTGGTGAATAACGATAGTTTGTTAAGGGCAATGAAATCAAGCGTATATGAACTTGGAATAGGTGAACATGGCTACAGTCCCTACAATAAGAattcagacgaagaagtaACCCCAGTTGCGACTACCACCCACAATGAAACTGAGCCGTTATTGGGccattcatcttcagcacCGCACAGTCAAAGGTATCTTGAACCTATAG GCGTAACTGGCTTTGAGTACAACCTCAGTAAACACGATCAGCACACAGACCACAGTCATGTTGGCCGCAGAGTTGTCATTGAGAGGTTGGTTAAAGCAGACAGCAAGCCCCCAGTATTCACATGGTGCTGA
- the PHO87 gene encoding phosphate permease — protein MKFSHSLKFNAVPEWQDNYVNYPALKKVIYKLQQDQLQVANAPKDGSVPVDNVNRTTVSDLVETYKFKKNEKQPTSSSRFKKKFINRFKKSSPAIPENASVSGSTTTDLEKAVGSMSSATEMIEDNSKKSSTEAFTVEVDNSTIVSFTSQVHAQSPAASENDYSSPATTAFDPLKVFSKQLLIQLSKINEFYQTKEQQVFTGYDNLIKDLEANNVNIDEVFKFTQAYHYENPEIVNADDHHQYHIKSTLTRVTTNASVFDHINHLGNDYDADHHGDLEKQSHIHIDEDEDDDDDDDDDDEDNHSEDSVLLSHTDFNVKQQKKITLKKKSITLFINLSELKSFIELNRVGFTKICKKFDKTCNYSIKDDFIQNYLPNNSRVFYPETIEDLDYKLNQIVKIYAYLSNRLTPRATKEDLESVKNDLRSHLRDHIVWERNTVWKDLLSLEKKSYNLDLNVDSNQAKMGDEGLQNSLLNMKLTTINLPFSLFGYSHVKVPSFFFTTQMIKLSIIIIVFIVLLTVKTFNDPVQARCLALLVAAAMLWASEALPLFTTALLIPLLVVTMKVCKVDGSDEPMDGVTASQYILSTMWNSTIMILIGGFTLAAALSKYNIAKVLSSYILAFAGTKPRNVLISIMSVALFLSMWISNVAAPVLCFSLIQPVLRSVPTDSPVAQVMVLGIALAANVAGMSSPISSPQNVVALQYMDPNPGWGKWFAVSIPVSILSLIGIWLMLIFTFKINNIKLKAYKPIREKFTTKQYFVSIVTILTILLWCVMTKISGTFGEAGQISFIPIVLFFGTGLLKTDDINNYPWSIVLLAMGGIALGKAVSSSGLLGTIAMALQKKIMHFDVFVILIIFGILMLVIATFVSHTVAALIILPLVKEVGDALPHPHPLILVMGTAMIASSAMGLPTSGFPNVTAISMRDEVGKNYLTVNTFITRGVPASIIAYIIVITVGYGIMSAIKF, from the exons ATGAAGTTTTCACATTCGCTCAAGTTCAACGCAGTTCCGGAATGGCAGGACAACTATGTCAATTATCCGGCGCTCAAAAAAGTCATCTACAAGTTGCAGCAAGACCAGTTGCAGGTCGCTAACGCTCCCAAAGACGGCTCGGTTCCAGTAGACAACGTTAACAGAACAACCGTTTCCGACTTGGTAGAGACctacaagttcaagaaaa atgaaaaacAGCCTACAAGCTCATCTCGCTTCAAGAAAAAATTTATCAACCGCTTCAAGAAGAGTTCGCCTGCTATTCCTGAAAATGCCTCGGTTTCTGGCTCCACTACTACTGACTTGGAGAAGGCCGTCGGGTCAATGTCTTCTGCTACTGAGATGATAGAGGACAACTCCAAGAaatcttctactgaagCTTTCACAGTAGAAGTCGACAATTCGACTATAGTTTCCTTCACTTCGCAAGTGCATGCGCAATCGCCTGCAGCCTCGGAAAACGACTACTCTAGTCCGGCCACCACCGCTTTTGACCCTTTGAAGGTGTTTTCCAAGCAGTTATTGATCCAGTTGCTGaagatcaacgagttcTACCAGACAAAGGAACAGCAAGTGTTCACTGGCTAcgacaacttgatcaaagacttggaagcAAACAACGTCAATATTGACGAGGTTTTCAAGTTCACCCAGGCTTATCACTACGAAAACCCTGAAATTGTTAATGCTGATGACCACCACCAGTACCACATCAAGTCGACTCTCACCAGAGTCACAACAAACGCCTCTGTTTTTGACCACATCAACCATTTGGGCAACGATTACGATGCTGATCACCACGGAGACTTGGAAAAACAATCTCATATTCacattgatgaagacgaagacgatgatgatgacgacgatgatgacgatgaagacaacCACAGCGAAGATTCCGTCTTGTTGTCTCACACAGACTTCAATGTCaagcaacagaagaagattacgttgaagaagaagtccatCACTCTCTTCATCAACCTCTCGGAATTGAAGTCGTTCATCGAGTTGAATAGAGTAGGCTTCACCAAAATCTGTAAGAAGTTCGACAAAACTTGTAACTACTCCATCAAAGACGACTTCATCCAGAACTACTTGCCCAACAATTCCCGTGTCTTCTACCCAGAAACtattgaagacttggacTACAAATTGAATCAGATTGTCAAGATTTACGCTTACCTCTCCAACAGATTGACTCCCAGAGCCACGaaggaagacttggaaagtGTGAAGAACGACTTGAGATCCCATTTGCGTGATCACATCGTTTGGGAACGTAACACCGTCTGGAAGGATTTGTTATcgttggaaaagaagtccTACAACTTGGACCTCAATGTAGACTCCAACCAGGCCAAGATGGGCGATGAAGGTTTGCAGAACTCACTCTTGAACATGAAACTTACCACGATCAACTTGCCCTTCTCGTTGTTCGGCTATAGCCATGTCAAAGTCccttcattcttcttcaccaccCAAATGATCAAGTTGCTGATCATAATCATAGTTTTTATTGTCTTATTGACAGTTAAAACCTTCAACGATCCTGTTCAAGCTCGTTGTTTGGCTCTTTTGGTCGCTGCTGCTATGCTCTGGGCTTCTGAAGCTTTACCATTGTTCACCACTGCTCTTCTCATTCCATTGTTAGTTGTCACCATGAAGGTTTGTAAAGTTGATGGCTCTGACGAACCTATGGATGGTGTAACTGCTTCGCAGTACATCTTGTCAACCATGTGGAACTCTACTATCATGATCTTAATCGGTGGTTTTACTTTGGCTGCTGCATTATCTAAGTACAACATAGCCAAGGTCTTGTCTTCTTACATCTTAGCTTTTGCTGGTACCAAGCCTCGTAACGTTTTGATTTCCATCATGTCCGTAGCCTTGTTCTTGTCGATGTGGATTTCCAACGTCGCTGCCCCAGTCTTGTGTTTCTCGTTAATTCAACCGGTCTTGAGAAGTGTCCCTACAGACTCTCCAGTGGCTCAGGTTATGGTTTTGGGTATTGCTTTGGCTGCTAATGTTGCTGGTATGtcttctccaatttcaTCTCCTCAAAACGTTGTTGCTCTTCAGTATATGGACCCAAATCCAGGTTGGGGAAAGTGGTTTGCAGTTTCTATTCCAGTATCCATACTTTCCTTGATAGGTATCTGGTTGATGTTGatcttcactttcaagatcaacaatatTAAATTAAAGGCCTACAAGCCAATCAGAGAAAAGTTCACCACCAAGCAATACTTTGTTAGTATTGTCACCATTCTCACCATCTTATTATGGTGTGTCATGACTAAGATTTCGGGCACTTTCGGTGAAGCTGGTCAAATCTCATTCATTCCAATCGTCTTATTCTTTGGTACTggtttgttgaagactGATGATATCAACAACTACCCATGGTCCATTGTTCTTTTGGCTATGGGTGGTATTGCCTTAGGTAAAGCTGTCAGCTCTTCTGGATTATTAGGTACCATCGCTATGGCCttacagaagaaaatcatGCACTTTGATGTCTTTGTCATTCTTATCATCTTCGGTATCTTGATGTTGGTCATTGCTACTTTTGTCTCTCACACTGTTGCTGCTTTGATCATTTTGCCATTGGTCAAGGAAGTCGGCGATGCCTTGCCTCATCCTCATCCTTTGATCTTGGTCATGGGTACTGCTATGATTGCTTCCTCGGCAATGGGATTGCCAACATCAGGTTTCCCTAATGTCACAGCGATCAGTATGCGAGACGAAGTAGGAAAGAACTACTTAACCGTCAACACATTTATCACCAGAGGTGTTCCAGCATCTATAATTGCATACATTATCGTTATTACCGTTGGTTACGGTATCATGTCTGCCATTAAATTCTAA
- the MXP1 gene encoding Metalloexopeptidase (highly conserved hypothetical protein Metalloexopeptidase): protein MSHPYNRAIIHEGEYVSIPARLPLPISSTDSFLVRSPSSNTPVRLNSPNLTVADLSINDSALLHKWTHTHSILCVVPAPQKKLIFCGTQDSKILVYDMINYSLKYEVNCGQQNHASSVLTLTISADENHLFSAGSDSLVKVYDLSEIKPVSERDSDDTVEGESPIRCTHIIFSSVDIGDIFSIAWCDSLSTIFIGAQNASILWCHLSLTSTGHGSNTSNVERLPHLRYDKFFDSKGPGGSMNTLQSKHQLFRKYSSTSHSSHSSPKLVEVKNEDIIRFAHNGYVYCMDVFRCRLSDGRMSDKDFSFHYADDFENILVSCGGDGLVKIWGINSTESGLKITSVESLENEESVLSMSIQDFYLYVGLSDSTINVWDLMTSQLIRSFHFTSENDGNSSYDEVLSLGIYNDCIFKASNLGGLVKFTLKSYPTKSLSLDEAARYANVNQTTLDKHSTVIISDGAVPYQHESKLGAVLSVKIFKDISGCTYLLSGGNKALCLWDINNVGLKHNDPSGLVTDDSVPDSTEQCRLSNDELLKSLNKFISFKTISKFPTLYLEDSRHCAQFLCNLLIDLGSKQTKLLPVADGNPIVYSTFTRNSKTATGKPTRVLWYAHYDVVDATNHEAADWETDPFLLTARDGNLYARGVSDNKGPILASIYAVADLFSREELSCDVVFIIEGEEECGSIGFQKVINESKSLIGDIDWVMLSNSYWLDDETPCLNYGLRGVINAAVTIKSDKPDRHSGVDGGVSKEPTMDLVQIVGQLVDPITNEIKLDGFYDDVLPLTEREVRLYQDIEQAATIKNMNNQDLKTLMAKWRNPSLTIHKIQVSGPNNNTVIPQVAKATISIRIVPNQDLEKVKQSLIDRLTKAFGALQSENRISINVFHEAEPWLGDPSNLVYSILFNKIKSNWGHEPLFIREGGSIPSIRFLEKCFNAPAAQIPCGQASDNAHLKDEKLRILNLYKMRSILTDTFLELGQDRQ, encoded by the exons ATGTCACACCCTTATAACCGAGCCATTATCCATGAAGGCGAATACGTTCTGATTCCAGCACGGTTGCCTCTCCCGATAAGTTCTACTGACTCATTTCTTGTGCGGTCACCTAGTTCTAACACTCCTGTAAGACTTAACTCACCCAACTTGACTGTGGCAGATTTATCCATAAATGACTCTG CACTTTTGCACAAGTGGACTCATACCCATTCCATTCTTTGTGTGGTCCCAGCTCCacaaaagaagttgattttcTGCGGAACCCAAGACTCAAAGATATTGGTGTACGACATGATTAACTATTCGTTAAAATACGAAGTCAACTGTGGCCAACAGAATCACGCTTCTTCCGTTCTTACTTTGACGATTTCTGCTGATGAGAACCATCTCTTCAGTGCTGGTTCTGATTCCCTCGTTAAAGTGTATGACTTGTCAGAAATCAAACCAGTTTCTGAAAGAGATTCTGACGATACTGTGGAAGGTGAGCTGCCTATCCGTTGTACGCACATCATCTTCTCTCTGGTGGATATCGGTGATATTTTCTCCATTGCCTGGTGCGATCTGTTGTCCACAATATTCATTGGAGCCCAGAACGCTTCCATATTGTGGTGCCACCTTTCTCTCACTAGTACGGGCCATGGTTCAAATACTTCCAACGTGGAACGCTTACCTCACTTGCGTTACGACAAGTTCTTTGACTCAAAGGGTCCTGGTGGATCCATGAATACGCTTCAATCGAAACATCAACTATTCAGAAAGTATTCCAGTACCTCTCATTCTTCACATAGTTCACCAAAATTAGTAGAAGTGAAAAACGAGGATATCATTCGTTTTGCCCACAATGGTTACGTCTACTGTATGGACGTATTCCGCTGTCGTTTAAGTGACGGGCGAATGCTGGATAAAGACTTTAGCTTCCATTATGCTGACGATTTCGAGAATATCTTAGTTTCTTGTGGTGGGGACGGACTCGTCAAGATATGGGGGATTAACAGCACCGAGTCTGGACTCAAGATTACCAGCGTAGAATCTttagaaaatgaagaatcGGTTCTCTCTATGTCAATTCAGGATTTCTACCTTTATGTTGGGTTGAGTGACTCTACCATCAATGTGTGGGATTTGATGACTTCGCAGTTGATTCGTTCATTCCATTTCACATCGGAAAACGACGGTAACTCCTCGTACGATGAAGTGTTAAGTCTTGGAATATACAACGACTGCATTTTCAAAGCATCTAACTTGGGTGGTCTTGTAAAATTCACTTTGAAGAGCTACCCGACGAAATCGCTAAGCCTAGATGAAGCAGCAAGATACGCAAACGTTAATCAAACTACTTTGGATAAACATTCCACAGTGATAATCTCAGATGGGGCTGTTCCTTACCAGCATGAAAGCAAATTGGGTGCTGTTTTGTCagtcaagatcttcaaggaCATCTCAGGTTGTACATATTTGCTTTCAGGAGGTAACAAAGCTCTTTGTCTCTGGGATATTAACAATGTAGGTTTGAAACACAACGATCCACTGGGGTTGGTAACTGATGATTCCGTACCCGATTCAACTGAACAGTGTAGATTGTCTAATGACGAATTGCTCAAATCGTTAAACAAATTCATTTCGTTCAAAACCATCTCCAAGTTCCCGACGCtctatcttgaagattccCGTCATTGTGCCCAATTCTTGTGTAACTTATTGATCGACTTGGGCTCTAAGCAAACCAAGTTGCTACCAGTAGCTGATGGTAACCCTATCGTGTATTCCACTTTTACACGTAACAGTAAGACAGCAACCGGCAAACCCACAAGAGTCCTCTGGTATGCCCATTATGACGTCGTTGATGCCACTAATCATGAAGCTGCTGATTGGGAAACCGATCCGTTTTTGTTAACTGCCCGTGATGGGAACTTGTATGCTCGTGGTGTATCCGATAACAAGGGCCCTATATTGGCTAGTATATATGCCGTAGCGGACTTGTTTCtgagagaagaattgtctTGCGATGTTGTATTCATCATTGAAGGTGAAGAGGAGTGCGGATCTATTGGATTCCAGAAAGTCATCAACGAGAGCAAGTCTCTCATTGGGGATATCGACTGGGTAATGTTATCCAATTCATACTGGCTCGACGATGAAACTCCATGTTTGAATTATGGCTTAAGAGGTGTCATCAATGCAGCGGTAACAATCAAGTCCGATAAGCCAGACAGGCACTCGGGTGTAGATGGAGGTGTTCTGAAAGAACCAACTATGGATTTGGTCCAGATTGTGGGTCAATTGGTAGATCCTATTACCAACGAAATCAAGCTCGACGGCTTCTACGACGATGTGTTGCCATtgacagaaagagaagttcGTTTGTATCAGGACATCGAGCAAGCAGCAACGATCAAGAACATGAACAATCAAGATTTGAAGACATTGATGGCCAAGTGGCGTAACCCATCGTTGACTATACACAAGATCCAGGTATCTGGTCCAAACAACAACACTGTGATTCCGCAAGTCGCCAAAGCGACAATCTCTATTAGAATCGTACCTAATCAGGATTTGGAAAAAGTCAAACAGTCATTAATAGATCGCTTGACAAAGGCTTTCGGTGCGCTTCAATCAGAAAACCGTATCCTGATCAATGTGTTCCATGAAGCAGAGCCGTGGTTAGGAGACCCATCAAACTTGGTCTACTCCATCTTGTTtaacaaaatcaaatccAACTGGGGCCACGAGCCACTTTTCATTCGTGAAGGGGGTTCTATTCCATCCATcagatttcttgaaaagtgCTTCAATGCTCCAGCAGCACAGATTCCATGTGGACAGGCTTCAGACAATGCCCACTTGAAGGACGAAAAGTTGAGAATCCTCAACTTGTACAAGATGAGATCTATTTTGACAGATACCTTCTTGGAATTAGGTCAAGACAGACAATAG